A window of Nomascus leucogenys isolate Asia chromosome X, Asia_NLE_v1, whole genome shotgun sequence contains these coding sequences:
- the LOC100596011 gene encoding protein FAM47B yields MGDQRPQDRSRSQGMDSKPWYYDKQPFKYFEKRKHRRLRFPPMDTQNRVFVTEGMDDFRYGCPSPEERLVCRRDEFLLPKISLRGPQADPKSRQKKLFKKAALFSKLSPAQPARKAFVEEVEAQLMTKHPLAMYPNLGEDMPPDLLLQVPQQLDPERKLEDACARCEAQEKTTEVPTEPGQYPCGGFCLQPPETRASRLRPLLPTTPVSSLHPEPPETRRGSSLRPEPPQTGMSHRCPEPPNTHRLSSFLLQVLKLDSEKPEDARARCEGQETTTEELTKPGKYHFWESCPRPFESRMPHLRLVLPKTHRMSSLCLEPPKTRRVSSLCPEPPKTGASCLKELFQEGTSSTTECASDSLQRRHTSRKLRDFKRAGDLGVDEEPISSLFDFTPECRTTYEDQKIKKANECASRLTYDMELDDMDEVEFLRIKYWDKRLRAAPHSYSAQCGTVRYGPWYFEPMLGKKLRSDEPLIDPKPVLEKPDEPDILDGLYGPIAFKDFILSKGYRMPGVIEKLFARKGWTYDSVKTPIQRAMQVYKYKEDVTDASKED; encoded by the coding sequence ATGGGGGACCAGAGGCCGCAGGACCGGTCGAGGTCCCAGGGCATGGACTCTAAGCCCTGGTACTATGACAAACAGCCTTTCAAGTACTTCGAGAAGCGCAAGCACAGGCGCCTGAGGTTCCCGCCAATGGACACCCAGAACCGGGTATTTGTGACGGAGGGCATGGACGACTTCCGCTACGGCTGTCCGTCTCCCGAAGAGAGGCTCGTTTGTCGCCGTGATGAGTTTTTACTCCCCAAAATATCGCTCAGAGGTCCCCAAGCTGACcccaaaagcaggcagaaaaagctATTCAAGAAAGCGGCCCTATTTTCCAAGCTCTCGCCAGCACAGCCAGCACGGAAGGCGTTCGTAGAGGAAGTGGAAGCCCAGCTGATGACCAAGCATCCCTTGGCCATGTACCCCAATCTGGGAGAAGATATGCCTCCAGATCTCCTACTACAGGTGCCGCAACAGCTGGATCCTGAGAGGAAGCTGGAGGACGCATGCGCTCGTTGTGAGGCCCAGGAGAAGACAACCGAGGTACCCACCGAGCCTGGTCAATATCCCTGTGGGGGATTCTGCCTGCAGCCTCCTGAGACTAGAGCGTCCCGTCTCCGCCCGTTGCTTCCCACGACTCCGGTGTCCAGTCTCCACCCAGAGCCTCCCGAGACTCGTCGGGGGTCCAGTCTCCGCCCAGAGCCTCCTCAGACGGGAATGTCCCATCGCTGCCCGGAGCCTCCCAACACTCATCGGTTATCCAGTTTCCTACTACAGGTACTGAAACTGGATTCTGAGAAGCCAGAAGACGCACGGGCTCGTTGTGAGGGCCAGGAGACGACAACCGAGGAACTCACCAAGCCTGGTAAATACCATTTTTGGGAATCCTGCCCGCGGCCTTTCGAGAGTCGGATGCCCCATCTCCGCCTGGTGCTTCCCAAGACTCATCGAATGTCCAGTCTCTGCCTGGAGCCTCCTAAGACTCGTCGGGTGTCCAGTCTCTgcccggagcctcccaagactGGAGCATCCTGTCTAAAAGAACTGTTTCAGGAAGGTACATCAAGCACAACGGAGTGTGCTTCTGACTCTCTTCAACGTAGACACACATCGAGAAAACTCCGTGACTTCAAGAGGGCTGGAGACCTGGGAGTTGATGAAGAACCCATCAGCAGTCTGTTTGATTTCACCCCTGAGTGCAGAACAACCTATGAAGACCAAAAGATTAAGAAGGCAAACGAGTGTGCTTCAAGGCTGACGTATGACATGGAGCTAGACGACATGGATGAGGTCGAATTCTTACGCATAAAATATTGGGACAAGAGACTCCGGGCGGCACCGCATTCTTATAGTGCACAGTGTGGGACGGTAAGGTATGGACCATGGTATTTCGAGCCTATGTTGGGGAAAAAGCTAAGAAGTGATGAACCTTTGATTGACCCCAAGCCCGTACTTGAAAAGCCTGATGAACCTGACATTCTTGACGGTCTTTATGGACCAATTGCCTTTAAGGATTTCATTCTAAGCAAGGGCTACAGAATGCCTGGCGTCATTGAAAAGCTGTTTGCCAGGAAGGGATGGACTTACGACTCTGTTAAGACTCCTATTCAACGTGCAATGCAAGTTTACAAGTACAAAGAAGATGTCACAGATGCATCAAAAGAAGATTAG